One genomic region from Acidimicrobiia bacterium encodes:
- a CDS encoding EAL domain-containing protein: MGTLLVFGLGLSYHCALAAGTAMAGFCRHVHRAGIAGSAVIRAIGGEAAEWLAASELGKLSTVDLGEQLRYAFEHGKSGVAVVNIDGSIRELNAWAAGLTGIKPESGPELGSEVIDLVHPEDVELCLTALADVLVTGSAGPVEFRIRETGGTWRWIQARATHIPDPVDPVVHLTLDDVTAVRSTISQLAQAHHQQSLVAGLGDDALGGLAVKSLIDRALEAITANLSVAFVGVLLDDGHPDGLLLVAARGALEDGVGTYRRPRAHSVVSQPLEDRGLLVTGNLATETRWGPPEQNPLVGEGIVSVAGAVIETRTGPPGLITIGATVADFFGSEDLAFLEAVSNVLASAIDADHTLQDVRHNSLHDSLSGLPNRVLVLDRLQQALAQASRRGTQVAVLVCDIDQFKFVNDGMGHAAGDAVLRVVANRLSDEVRPGDTVGRMGGDEFVVVCPNISDVDAVVAIAKRLAASVSETTSVLGSPIAVTVSVGIAIAAADNESEMEVVATELLRDADAAMYHAKAEGRNRYRLFDDEMRTSATRRINLSSELRQAMSNDELVLHYQPVLSIEEPESVVGVEALVRWQHPQRGLLGPGMFLNVARDMGLLGDLGAWVLSEAAMKAASWVEAGWWGQRWVAINLAPVQVVDPELTVLIDQVLEVSGIDPCLLRFELTEDALVSKSALTQSILEWIRRRGMGISVDDFGTGYSSLAYLKRLPVDMLKLDQSFVRGFGQDADDTAIATAVVAMGGALGLQVIAEGVETPRELELLRELGFGMAQGFLFTPALPAEQLRSWILARE; the protein is encoded by the coding sequence GTGGGAACCCTCCTGGTGTTTGGACTAGGCCTCAGCTACCACTGCGCGTTGGCGGCTGGGACAGCGATGGCGGGGTTTTGTCGCCACGTTCATCGCGCTGGCATTGCTGGATCGGCGGTGATTCGGGCCATTGGGGGCGAAGCGGCCGAGTGGCTTGCCGCTTCCGAACTTGGCAAACTCTCGACCGTGGACCTTGGCGAACAACTCCGTTATGCCTTTGAGCATGGGAAATCTGGGGTCGCCGTGGTCAATATCGACGGGTCGATTCGGGAACTCAATGCCTGGGCCGCCGGGCTAACCGGGATAAAACCGGAGAGCGGACCGGAGTTGGGGTCAGAGGTCATCGATCTCGTCCATCCAGAAGACGTGGAACTATGTTTGACGGCGCTGGCCGACGTGCTCGTTACCGGATCGGCTGGGCCGGTCGAGTTCCGAATACGAGAAACGGGTGGCACCTGGCGGTGGATTCAGGCTCGGGCCACTCATATCCCCGATCCGGTAGATCCGGTCGTGCATCTGACGCTGGACGATGTGACAGCGGTGCGCTCCACGATCAGCCAGTTGGCTCAGGCGCACCACCAGCAATCCTTGGTGGCCGGTCTCGGTGATGACGCATTGGGTGGACTGGCCGTCAAGAGCTTGATTGACCGTGCCCTGGAGGCCATCACGGCCAACTTGAGCGTTGCGTTTGTTGGGGTCCTTCTCGACGATGGCCATCCCGATGGTCTGCTTCTGGTAGCGGCCCGCGGGGCTTTGGAGGACGGGGTCGGGACGTACCGACGGCCGCGGGCTCACTCGGTCGTGTCTCAGCCGCTGGAGGACCGCGGACTGCTGGTTACGGGAAACCTGGCTACCGAAACCCGGTGGGGGCCGCCAGAGCAGAATCCGTTGGTGGGGGAGGGGATCGTTTCGGTGGCCGGAGCCGTGATCGAAACCCGGACCGGGCCACCGGGATTGATAACGATTGGCGCAACGGTTGCCGACTTTTTCGGTTCTGAGGACCTGGCTTTTCTAGAGGCAGTGAGCAACGTGTTGGCGAGCGCGATCGATGCCGATCACACCCTGCAAGATGTCCGCCACAACTCGTTGCACGACTCGCTCAGTGGGTTACCGAATCGCGTGTTGGTACTTGACCGCCTCCAACAGGCGCTCGCCCAGGCTTCCCGTCGGGGTACCCAAGTAGCCGTACTCGTGTGCGACATCGATCAGTTCAAGTTTGTGAATGACGGAATGGGTCACGCCGCCGGCGACGCCGTTCTGCGCGTCGTGGCGAATCGATTAAGCGATGAGGTACGTCCGGGGGACACCGTGGGCCGCATGGGGGGTGATGAGTTTGTCGTCGTGTGTCCCAATATCAGTGATGTGGATGCGGTGGTTGCCATCGCTAAGCGACTGGCAGCATCGGTCAGTGAGACTACGAGCGTGCTCGGTTCTCCGATCGCGGTGACGGTGAGCGTCGGTATCGCCATCGCTGCTGCCGACAACGAGAGCGAGATGGAAGTAGTGGCGACCGAACTTCTCCGAGACGCGGATGCGGCGATGTATCACGCGAAAGCGGAGGGCCGTAACCGATACAGACTGTTTGACGACGAGATGCGCACCTCGGCCACTCGGCGCATCAATCTATCGAGCGAGCTGCGACAGGCGATGAGCAACGACGAGTTGGTGTTGCACTACCAACCGGTTCTTTCCATCGAAGAGCCCGAATCGGTCGTGGGGGTCGAGGCCCTCGTGCGCTGGCAGCATCCTCAGCGCGGTTTGTTGGGCCCGGGGATGTTCCTGAACGTCGCTCGCGACATGGGGCTGTTGGGGGACTTGGGAGCGTGGGTGCTTAGCGAAGCGGCGATGAAAGCGGCGTCGTGGGTGGAGGCGGGGTGGTGGGGCCAGCGGTGGGTGGCGATCAATCTGGCTCCAGTTCAGGTGGTGGATCCGGAACTAACCGTTCTGATCGATCAGGTGTTGGAGGTGTCAGGGATCGACCCCTGCCTGCTTCGGTTTGAGTTGACCGAGGACGCCTTGGTGAGCAAGTCCGCCCTGACGCAGAGCATCCTCGAATGGATTCGCCGGCGGGGTATGGGCATCAGTGTGGACGACTTCGGTACGGGCTACTCGTCGCTGGCCTACCTGAAGCGGCTGCCAGTCGACATGTTGAAGCTCGACCAGAGTTTCGTGCGCGGGTTCGGCCAGGATGCCGACGACACGGCGATCGCGACAGCGGTGGTGGCCATGGGTGGGGCTCTGGGATTGCAAGTGATAGCCGAGGGGGTTGAAACCCCTCGGGAACTAGAGCTGCTTCGAGAGTTGGGGTTTGGGATGGCCCAGGGGTTCCTGTTCACCCCGGCCTTACCCGCTGAGCAGCTGCGATCATGGATCCTGGCCCGAGAGTGA
- a CDS encoding class A beta-lactamase-related serine hydrolase has translation MTEINGECKPGFEAVAEAFALNFAEHGEIGAGTAVYVGGEKVVDLWGGVADEESGTPYTADTLQLVFSTTKGATAACANLLAQRGELDIDAPVAEYWPEFKAAGKENIPVRWLLTHQAGLPYVDAVLTLEEALAWEPMIRALERQAPAWEPGTAHGYHATTFGWLVGEVVKRISGKSLGTFFHDEFAVPLDLEFWIGLPDEQQHRVAPLLQWDVFGGSGDGDGAELDPALAAVIAQFMGPDTMLGKALTAPSGVLATAEGGFNNPAVRAAEIPAANGVTNARSLARFYAGLTGPLAGGPSQAILGPEQVAKASERQTFGSDKCLMFETTLGLGFFVASPFALYGGPKAFGHAGAGGSVGFTDPENAIGFGYVMNKMSMSLNGDPRSGGLVKAVYESIGVEPTYA, from the coding sequence ATGACAGAGATCAACGGTGAGTGCAAGCCGGGGTTCGAGGCAGTGGCGGAAGCCTTTGCCCTTAACTTCGCTGAGCATGGGGAAATAGGGGCGGGCACGGCGGTCTATGTCGGTGGGGAGAAGGTCGTAGACCTTTGGGGCGGTGTTGCCGACGAGGAGTCTGGCACTCCTTACACCGCCGACACGCTGCAGTTGGTGTTCTCCACCACCAAGGGCGCCACCGCCGCCTGCGCCAACCTGCTTGCCCAACGAGGTGAGCTCGATATCGACGCCCCGGTGGCTGAGTACTGGCCCGAGTTCAAAGCCGCCGGGAAGGAAAACATCCCGGTTCGCTGGCTCCTTACCCACCAGGCGGGGCTGCCTTATGTCGATGCCGTGCTCACCCTCGAGGAGGCCCTGGCCTGGGAGCCGATGATTCGTGCCCTCGAGCGCCAAGCCCCGGCGTGGGAGCCCGGCACGGCCCACGGCTATCACGCGACCACCTTTGGGTGGCTCGTCGGGGAGGTGGTGAAGCGGATTTCGGGAAAAAGTCTCGGCACTTTTTTCCACGATGAGTTTGCTGTTCCCCTCGACCTGGAGTTCTGGATCGGTCTCCCGGATGAGCAGCAGCACCGTGTTGCGCCCCTGCTCCAATGGGATGTCTTCGGCGGATCGGGTGATGGCGATGGTGCGGAATTGGACCCCGCGCTGGCCGCGGTCATTGCGCAGTTCATGGGTCCAGACACCATGCTGGGGAAGGCCCTGACCGCACCCAGTGGGGTGCTGGCCACCGCTGAAGGAGGGTTTAACAACCCGGCGGTGCGCGCCGCGGAGATCCCCGCCGCCAACGGCGTCACCAATGCTCGATCACTGGCCCGCTTCTACGCCGGCCTCACCGGCCCGCTGGCGGGAGGCCCGTCGCAAGCGATACTCGGACCGGAACAGGTTGCCAAGGCCTCCGAGCGGCAGACATTCGGATCCGATAAATGTCTGATGTTCGAGACCACGTTGGGTCTCGGGTTCTTCGTGGCGTCACCGTTTGCTCTTTACGGGGGACCAAAGGCCTTCGGCCATGCCGGGGCCGGGGGTTCAGTGGGTTTCACGGATCCGGAGAACGCCATTGGCTTCGGGTATGTGATGAACAAGATGAGCATGAGCCTCAATGGCGACCCCCGGTCGGGGGGTCTCGTGAAGGCGGTGTACGAATCCATCGGGGTTGAGCCCACCTACGCGTGA
- a CDS encoding NUDIX domain-containing protein yields MAEELVDLVDTDDRVLEVVTRSEMRARGEEARHRACYVVVLNAADELVVHRRADWKDVYPGWWDICFGGVLGAGEAWDEAAHRELLEEAGVAASLELLGINRWEAPGVRLNARVYLARVDGPFTCPDGEVVEVATVPRPGWDRWLAAHDVCPDSLDLVLPLLR; encoded by the coding sequence GTGGCCGAGGAGTTAGTTGACCTCGTTGATACGGATGATCGCGTCCTTGAGGTGGTGACGAGGAGCGAAATGCGAGCTCGCGGTGAAGAGGCGCGTCACCGGGCTTGCTACGTGGTCGTGCTGAACGCGGCCGACGAATTAGTGGTGCATCGGCGGGCAGATTGGAAAGACGTGTACCCCGGGTGGTGGGACATTTGTTTTGGTGGGGTGCTGGGGGCCGGGGAGGCCTGGGACGAGGCGGCCCATCGCGAACTCCTTGAGGAAGCTGGGGTGGCAGCGTCGCTGGAGTTGTTGGGAATCAATCGGTGGGAGGCCCCGGGCGTTCGGCTGAATGCCCGGGTCTATCTGGCTCGCGTCGATGGGCCCTTTACCTGTCCTGATGGCGAGGTGGTGGAGGTGGCCACCGTGCCGCGACCCGGCTGGGACCGCTGGCTGGCGGCGCACGATGTGTGTCCCGATTCACTCGATCTCGTGTTGCCTCTCCTGCGGTAA